ACTCTTCCTGCAGCTTCGCCGCGATCTCCTCGCGGTACTTCGTCTTGAGACGCGGAGTGGTGGTGGTAGCCATCAGATGTCCTCACCCGTCCGCTTGGCAACGCGAACCTTGTTGCCCTCATCGTCGAAGCGGTAACCGACACGCGTGACGACCTTGTTGCCGTCCTTCTCCACGACGAGCTGAACGTTGCTCACGTGAACAGGGGCTTCGGTCGTGACGATGCCACCGGCCTGCGAACCACCAGCGGTGGGACCGGCCTTGGTGTGCTTCTTGACCCGGTTGACACCCTCGACCAGGACGCGGTCCTCGCGGGGGTAGGCCGCGATGACCTTGCCCTGCTTGCCCTTGTCCTTACCGGTGATGACCTGAACCAGGTCGCCCTTCTTGATCTTCATGCTTACAGCACCTCCGGCGCGAGCGAGATGATCTTCATGAACTTCTTCTCGCGCAGCTCTCGGCCGACCGGGCCGAAGATGCGGGTGCCGCGAGGGTCGCCGTCGTTCTTCAGAATGACGGCGGCGTTCTCGTCGAAGCGGATGTACGAGCCGTCCGGACGGCGGCGCTCCTTGACGGTGCGAACGATGACCGCCTTGACGACGTCACCCTTCTTCACGTTGCCGCCGGGGATCGCGTCCTTGACGGTGGCGACGATGACGTCACCGATGCCCGCGTAGCGGCGACCGGAGCCACCGAGCACACGGATGCAAAGGATTTCCTTCGCACCAGTGTTGTCGGCGACAC
Above is a genomic segment from Streptomyces sp. R21 containing:
- the rplX gene encoding 50S ribosomal protein L24 → MKIKKGDLVQVITGKDKGKQGKVIAAYPREDRVLVEGVNRVKKHTKAGPTAGGSQAGGIVTTEAPVHVSNVQLVVEKDGNKVVTRVGYRFDDEGNKVRVAKRTGEDI
- the rplN gene encoding 50S ribosomal protein L14, with the translated sequence MIQQESRLRVADNTGAKEILCIRVLGGSGRRYAGIGDVIVATVKDAIPGGNVKKGDVVKAVIVRTVKERRRPDGSYIRFDENAAVILKNDGDPRGTRIFGPVGRELREKKFMKIISLAPEVL